Proteins from a genomic interval of Sphingobacterium lactis:
- a CDS encoding efflux RND transporter periplasmic adaptor subunit, translating to MDRPIQQKKWNTKRILTVAGIAGIVALIGASYYYTSGNSRLNVDAERISIFEVKENTFQEFIPINGSVMPISSIYLDASVGGRVEEKYVEDGAHLHKGDPIMRLSNTDMEMSLIQQEVQVLNLLTQAQIAQTNAQQATISNKNQMADVEQAYKEAERVYELNKKLLAEKAIGSQEYQKSLNEYNYQKERVGLTKQILKQDEVSNSQKLHQDRETYKRTQNALDLNRKKVGDLILRAPVDGQLTSFDAEIGQNKNPGERLGQIDVLTGFKVRADIDEHYINRIFPDLRGQFTIGNKSYDLRIKKVYTQVKDGRFQVDMEFVGERPESIRRGQTLTIRLALSDETKAILLAKGGFYQQTAGNWIFKLDKSGNTAYRTDIQLGRQNPEYYEVLNGLKPGDKVVVSSYETYDKIQELNIKH from the coding sequence ATGGACAGACCTATACAACAGAAGAAGTGGAATACCAAGAGAATCCTTACCGTGGCGGGCATTGCGGGTATCGTGGCGTTGATCGGTGCTAGTTATTATTATACGAGCGGAAACAGCCGGTTGAACGTTGATGCCGAACGCATATCCATTTTCGAGGTTAAGGAGAATACCTTTCAGGAATTTATACCGATTAACGGATCGGTGATGCCCATCAGTAGCATCTATCTTGATGCTTCGGTAGGCGGTCGGGTCGAGGAGAAATATGTGGAAGATGGCGCGCACCTCCACAAGGGCGATCCCATTATGCGCCTTTCGAATACAGATATGGAAATGAGTTTGATTCAGCAGGAGGTACAGGTCCTGAATCTATTGACGCAGGCACAGATTGCGCAAACCAATGCGCAGCAGGCCACCATCAGCAATAAGAACCAGATGGCCGATGTGGAACAGGCCTACAAGGAAGCAGAGCGTGTATATGAACTGAACAAAAAGCTCTTGGCCGAAAAGGCCATCGGTTCCCAGGAGTACCAGAAATCCCTCAATGAATACAACTACCAGAAGGAGCGCGTTGGCTTGACCAAGCAGATCCTGAAACAGGATGAAGTCTCGAACAGCCAGAAGCTGCACCAGGACCGTGAAACGTACAAACGTACGCAGAATGCCCTAGACCTGAACCGCAAGAAAGTAGGCGACCTGATCTTGCGCGCACCGGTGGACGGACAACTGACCTCCTTTGATGCCGAAATCGGTCAGAACAAGAATCCGGGGGAACGCCTGGGACAGATCGATGTGCTGACGGGCTTCAAGGTGCGTGCCGATATCGATGAACATTATATCAACCGCATCTTCCCGGACCTTCGTGGCCAATTCACTATCGGCAACAAGTCCTACGACCTGCGGATCAAGAAAGTTTACACCCAGGTGAAAGATGGGCGCTTTCAGGTGGATATGGAATTTGTTGGCGAAAGACCGGAAAGCATCCGCCGCGGACAGACCCTGACCATACGCCTGGCCTTGAGCGATGAAACGAAAGCCATTCTGTTGGCGAAGGGTGGATTCTACCAGCAGACCGCCGGAAATTGGATCTTCAAACTGGATAAATCTGGAAATACGGCCTACCGAACCGATATTCAATTGGGCCGACAGAATCCGGAATATTATGAAGTGCTCAATGGATTGAAACCAGGGGACAAAGTGGTCGTATCCAGTTACGAAACCTACGATAAAATACAGGAGTTAAACATTAAGCACTAA
- a CDS encoding ABC transporter permease: MIQNFIKSAFRNLWKTKGYSFLNIFGLALGIAVTGLIFLWVEDELTYNDYFANKQDIYITKSKQTYDGNTFVFDATPVPLAEAAQAEIPGILHIARVDWGNSPLFSREDKKIYLQGNFADPAILKILQPKFLEGNEATAMDQNDKIVLTASAAKKFFNGESAVGKTLKVDNSDLLTVSAVIEDFPKNSSFSFDWLVNMKKVVDSYGEPNWGSNSLQTFVQLAPQADLEQVNAQLKLFVENKKNSDRPNSENFLYPMERWNMYNVFKDGIEQEGKIKNVRLFISIAWLVLLIACINFMNLSTARSEKRAKEVSMRKIVGAKKNSLVAQFLGESIVFTGIAAAIAVGMIKLCLPAFNNMVSKELSIGMDNPLHFVFLIAIILVCGLVSGSYPAFFLSSFDPLLTLKGGKRKAGSSGLIRKGLVVTQFTAAIILMICTAIIYLQIQHTKNRDLGFDRSQVITTDLLGDMPDHIKVIKQELINTGNIESVGISERSVLNVGSNTAGFTWDGKDPKSSPLIGYTFADEDFVPALSMKIIDGRNFRKDLLGDSSSVLVNETLAKLMQPDGKVAGKTIGFAEQPLTIAGVLKDYVHNDIYGKAEPLLLSPISLENRKGLLNIKTKAGADYQVVAKQIESILKKYNPDFPTTIKFLDDTFNNYFFSELMLQKLASLFAILAIIISCLGLLGLAAFAAEQRAREVSIRKVLGASVSRLVKMLNKEFIILVGLSCLIAFPVAYWFMNDWLNGYNYHMEMPWMIFIFVALAALAIALITISTQALRAATSNPTKTLRNQ; the protein is encoded by the coding sequence ATGATACAGAATTTTATTAAATCGGCATTCAGAAATCTTTGGAAGACCAAGGGTTACAGCTTCTTAAATATATTTGGCTTGGCGTTGGGGATTGCTGTTACGGGATTGATCTTTCTGTGGGTCGAGGATGAGCTCACGTATAACGATTATTTTGCCAACAAGCAAGACATCTATATAACGAAATCCAAACAGACCTACGATGGAAACACTTTCGTTTTCGATGCTACACCTGTTCCGTTGGCAGAGGCGGCACAAGCTGAAATTCCCGGTATCCTGCATATTGCACGCGTGGATTGGGGAAATAGCCCCTTATTTTCTCGAGAGGACAAGAAAATCTACCTTCAGGGCAATTTTGCCGATCCAGCGATCTTAAAGATCCTGCAACCTAAATTCCTGGAAGGAAATGAAGCTACTGCCATGGATCAGAACGACAAGATAGTCTTAACAGCATCTGCGGCGAAAAAATTTTTCAATGGAGAATCAGCGGTGGGAAAAACCCTGAAAGTAGACAATTCAGATCTATTAACCGTTTCTGCCGTAATTGAGGATTTTCCAAAAAACAGTAGCTTTAGTTTCGATTGGTTGGTCAACATGAAAAAGGTTGTCGACAGCTATGGTGAACCAAATTGGGGCAGCAACAGCTTGCAAACCTTTGTCCAATTGGCTCCGCAGGCAGACTTAGAGCAGGTCAATGCGCAATTAAAATTGTTCGTAGAAAACAAAAAAAACAGTGATCGCCCCAACTCGGAAAACTTCCTCTATCCAATGGAGCGCTGGAATATGTACAATGTATTTAAGGATGGAATTGAACAAGAAGGGAAGATTAAGAACGTACGCTTGTTTATATCAATTGCCTGGCTGGTCCTACTGATCGCATGTATTAATTTCATGAACCTTTCTACCGCTCGATCCGAAAAACGTGCGAAAGAAGTTAGCATGCGTAAAATTGTAGGTGCAAAGAAGAACTCGCTGGTCGCTCAATTTTTGGGGGAATCCATAGTCTTTACAGGAATTGCTGCGGCAATAGCTGTCGGTATGATTAAATTGTGCCTGCCAGCCTTCAATAATATGGTCAGCAAAGAACTATCCATAGGAATGGACAACCCGCTCCATTTCGTTTTCTTGATCGCCATCATTCTGGTATGTGGTTTGGTTTCCGGAAGCTATCCCGCATTTTTTCTATCTTCTTTTGACCCGCTACTTACCTTAAAAGGTGGAAAAAGGAAGGCCGGAAGCAGTGGATTAATTAGAAAAGGATTGGTGGTAACACAGTTCACGGCAGCTATTATCTTAATGATATGTACCGCCATAATTTATTTACAGATTCAACATACAAAGAATAGGGATTTGGGGTTCGATCGCAGTCAAGTGATCACGACGGACCTACTCGGTGATATGCCCGACCATATAAAAGTTATTAAACAAGAACTTATCAATACAGGGAATATCGAATCCGTGGGGATCAGTGAACGAAGTGTGTTAAACGTAGGTTCGAATACAGCGGGCTTTACCTGGGATGGAAAGGATCCAAAATCTTCTCCTTTAATCGGCTATACCTTCGCAGATGAGGATTTCGTTCCTGCCCTGAGCATGAAGATCATTGACGGTCGGAATTTCCGCAAAGATCTACTCGGAGACAGTTCATCCGTGCTGGTCAATGAGACGTTGGCTAAACTCATGCAACCAGACGGGAAGGTGGCTGGAAAAACAATTGGTTTTGCAGAGCAGCCCTTAACCATTGCGGGCGTACTGAAAGATTATGTACACAATGATATCTACGGAAAAGCTGAACCTCTTCTGCTTTCGCCGATTTCCTTGGAAAATCGAAAAGGACTCTTAAACATCAAGACCAAGGCAGGTGCCGATTATCAGGTAGTGGCCAAACAGATTGAGTCGATATTGAAAAAATACAATCCCGATTTTCCAACGACCATCAAATTCTTGGATGACACGTTTAACAATTATTTCTTTTCGGAATTGATGCTCCAAAAGTTGGCCAGTCTATTTGCCATCCTTGCGATTATCATCTCCTGCTTGGGCCTATTGGGGTTAGCTGCATTTGCAGCCGAGCAACGGGCTCGCGAAGTCAGCATTCGGAAAGTGCTAGGCGCATCAGTGTCCCGATTGGTAAAGATGCTCAATAAGGAGTTTATCATTTTAGTGGGCTTATCCTGTCTAATAGCTTTTCCTGTAGCCTACTGGTTTATGAACGATTGGCTGAATGGCTATAATTATCACATGGAAATGCCTTGGATGATCTTTATTTTTGTTGCTTTGGCGGCTTTGGCTATCGCATTAATAACCATCA